The Luteolibacter arcticus genome includes the window CTCGATTAAGGGCAACCCGGACAGGCCAGCACTTTTTTCGGACGCCGCGGGCCTTGGAGTGCGGCGACTCGTCGCCGCTTTCAGGAGCGAGGCTTGCCGAGCAGGGTCAGCTGCCTTGTCGGCAGTTTTGCCTACTCGCCATACCCCCGATTTCTGTGATCCTGCGGACGGCTTTTCTTTCCTGAACCGCAATGCGCCGCATCTTCACGTGCCTTCTCTTCGCCTTCGCCACCGCAGCGGCGGAAATTCAGGTAATCCCACGCCCCGTGGACGTCCGCGAAACGGACACACGCCTGCACCTGACGAAGGGTGCCACGGTCCAGCTCGCCGACACGAAAACCAAGGACCTGGTGCTGGCCACGCTGTCGGAAGCCGCCGGCTTTCCGCTGGTCCCCGCTCTGGCGAGCAAGCCGGGCTCGATCCAGTTCCTGCCTGCCACTACCCTGCCCGACCGCATTCCCGTCCCGAAGGGCGAGGGCTACGTGATCCGCATCACCGGAGAGGGGGCCAATGTCCACGCCGCCACCCCTGCCGGGCATTTCCATGGCCTGCAAACGCTGGCCCAACTGATCCGCTCGGGCGAACGCGACGGCCAAGGGGCCATCAGCCTGGGCGGCGCGCAGATTCTTGATGCCCCGCGGTTCGCCTGGCGTGGCTTCATGCTCGATGAAAGCCGCCATTTCACCGGCGAGGCCGGGGTGAAGCGGCTGCTCGATGGCATGGCGCGCTACAAACTCAACCGCCTGCACTGGCACCTCACCGACTCGGCCGGCTGGCGGATCGAGATCAAAAAGTACCCGAAGCTCACCACCATCGGCGGCCGCGGCAACGAAAGCGATCGATCGGCAGACGCGCCGGCCCAGTTCTACACGCAGGAGCAGATCCGCGGGATCGTCGCCTACGCCAAGGAGCGCCACATCACCATCGTTCCCGAAATCGACATGCCCGGCCACGCCGATGCGGCGGTGCTCGCCTATCCGGAGCACGACGGCGGGGGCTTCCTCCAGAAGGGCAACAAGGACAAGTGGCCGCACTTCACCTTCAATCCCGCTAAGAAGGAGACGCTCTCCTTCCTCGATGACATCCTCAAGGAAGTCGCAGCGCTGTTCCCGGAAGCGGGCGTCATCCATGTCGGCGGCGATGAGGTCCACTTCGGCTGGCATGAGTGGCCCAAGCTGCAGGAAGTGCAGGCGCTGATGAAAAAGGAGCGGCTGAAGGACCTGGCCGCGGTCGAGACTTGGTTCATCCGGCGCATGTCGATGACGATCAATGGACTCCGCTTCCAAACCGGCGGCTGGGACGAGATCGCCTCCCGCGACCTTCCCCGCGACAAGTCCTTGGTTTTCTGGTGGCGTCACGACAAGCCGCAGGTCCTCCACGACGCGCTCAAGAACGACTACTCCGTGGTGCTGTGCCCTCGCCGCCCCTGCTACTTCGATTTCGTGCAGCACGACTCGCACAAGGTCGGCCGCCGCTGGGGTGGCTTCAATCCCCTCTCCGAAGTCTACGCCTTTCCCGCCGCGCTGAAGCTCTCCGCGGCCGATGAAAAGCAAGTCCGCGGCATCCAAGCCTGCTTGTGGACGGAAACCGCCGTCACCCAAGCACGCCGCGACTTCCTCATCTGGCCCCGGTTGGTCGCATTGGCAGAGGCGGCATGGACGCCGGACTCGCGGAAGGATTTCTCCACCTTCGAGCAACGCCTGCCGGCCGAAATCGAATGGCTGCGGGCCAAGGGCATCAAGCCCTACGACCCATCCGCAAACTCACCCGAAATCGGCGACCTGGGAGCCAAGCCGGAGTATCCCGACAAGGCCGAGTGAACTGGGAACGCGGAATTTATTCCGTCCCACTGGTCACTTCTGCCGCTGCTGAAGCTCCTGCATGCGGTTCTGCACCCGCTCCGCCACATTCTGCGGCAGCGAGTTCTGACTGATCCACTGCGAGGCGGCGGCGTAGTCGCGGCGCAGCCAGCCATCGAGCATGCGGCCGTACATCCGCTCCTGCTGGTTCTCGTTGGAAACCTTGCCGATGTAGTTCACCGCGATCTCCGGCGCTTCGCCGAAGGAGTGCCAGACGAACTGCTCGTAAACCCGGTCGTTCGCATCGCCTGCATTGGCGTCGAGGAAGGCCGCGGCGGCTTGTGGATCCTTCATCGCCATGCTGTTGGCTACCCCGCGCAAGGCATTGCTGCGGATATCCCCGGCGGGAAGACCCTTGTAGTAGGCCACCGCCGCATCCTTGTCCTGATCCATCCAAGTGGTGATCACGTCGTCCATCGTGCGGTCGGCAGCTTCGCCCGGATTCTGCATCAGCCAGGCGGCAGTGCCGGCCGGGTCCTTGGCCGCGAGCGACTCGGCGACACGCGCCATGGCTCCTTGCTTCAGGCCATCGTCGGCCATGGCGGCGGCCCAGGCCTTGGCTGCATCCGGGCCTTGGGCGAGAATGGTTGGCAGCAGCACGCCAAGCGCTTCGCCGCGTTCTTCAGAGAAAGGCATGCCCGCGAGAAGCTGCGACGCACGCGCCGGATCGGTGGAGGCGATTCCTTGGATCACGCCGATCATCCACGGATTACCTTCATCCTCCGACGCTTCGTGATTTTGCTCTGCCCAGCGGATTGCTCCTTCCGGATCGGTGGCGGCCCAAGACGTGAGGATGGTGTTGCGTGCGAAGCGGTTGCCGGTATTCGCGCTGGCGTATTCCAAGGCCTGCAGCGGATCCGTCTTTGCCCACGCGCTGAGCAGCATCGAGTACTCGGTCATCCGGCTCTCGGTCATCCCGAGCGAGCGAAACGACGCGATCACGGACTCAAATTCGGACGGGTCGATGGAATTTACGAAATCCAGCCACGCCTTGCTGCGCTCGATCGGGTCGGTGGT containing:
- a CDS encoding beta-N-acetylhexosaminidase, whose translation is MRRIFTCLLFAFATAAAEIQVIPRPVDVRETDTRLHLTKGATVQLADTKTKDLVLATLSEAAGFPLVPALASKPGSIQFLPATTLPDRIPVPKGEGYVIRITGEGANVHAATPAGHFHGLQTLAQLIRSGERDGQGAISLGGAQILDAPRFAWRGFMLDESRHFTGEAGVKRLLDGMARYKLNRLHWHLTDSAGWRIEIKKYPKLTTIGGRGNESDRSADAPAQFYTQEQIRGIVAYAKERHITIVPEIDMPGHADAAVLAYPEHDGGGFLQKGNKDKWPHFTFNPAKKETLSFLDDILKEVAALFPEAGVIHVGGDEVHFGWHEWPKLQEVQALMKKERLKDLAAVETWFIRRMSMTINGLRFQTGGWDEIASRDLPRDKSLVFWWRHDKPQVLHDALKNDYSVVLCPRRPCYFDFVQHDSHKVGRRWGGFNPLSEVYAFPAALKLSAADEKQVRGIQACLWTETAVTQARRDFLIWPRLVALAEAAWTPDSRKDFSTFEQRLPAEIEWLRAKGIKPYDPSANSPEIGDLGAKPEYPDKAE